From a single Opisthocomus hoazin isolate bOpiHoa1 chromosome 6, bOpiHoa1.hap1, whole genome shotgun sequence genomic region:
- the PTGER3 gene encoding prostaglandin E2 receptor EP3 subtype, which translates to MSRWAQCPGGPNGSEPGAMRQRGNATGRAAEGCGGVSVAFPLTMMIAGVAGNALAMLLVSRSYRARGSRRKRSFLLCIGSLALTDLLGQLLTSPVVIAVYLSGRAWDALDPSRRLCTFFGFSMTIFGLCPLLIASAMAVERALAIRAPHWYASHMKTRVTKAVLLGVWLAVSAFALLPVAGLGQYRLQWPGTWCFISTGDGRRAGTLFFASAFAILGLLSLLVTVACNLATIEALVSRCRTKATASRSSKRWGRIATETLIQLLGIMCVLSACWSPLLIMMLKMIFSHTSFEHCKRFSGEAQSSELHRECNFFLTAVRLASLNQILDPWVYLLLRKILLQKFCQAASAVSKCSNSEWKERSITLSEEIRRTAA; encoded by the exons ATGAGCCGCTGGGCGCAGTGCCCGGGCGGCCCCAACGGCAGCGAGCCCGGCGCCATGCGGCAGCGCGGCAACGCGacgggccgggcggcggagggCTGCGGCGGCGTCTCGGTGGCCTTCCCGCTGACCATGATGATCGCGGGCGTCGCGGGCAACgccctggccatgctgctggtgtCCCGCAGCTACcgcgcccggggcagccggcggaaACGCTCCTTCCTGCTCTGCATCGGCTCCTTGGCGCTCACCGACctgctggggcagctgctgaCCAGCCCCGTCGTCATCGCCGTCTACCTGTCCGGCCGCGCCTGGGACGCCCTCGACCCCTCGCGCCGCCTCTGCACCTTCTTCGGCTTCAGCATGACCATCTTCGGCCTCTGCCCGCTCCTCATCGCCAGCGCCATGGCCGTGGAGAGGGCGCTGGCCATCCGCGCGCCGCACTGGTACGCCAGCCACATGAAGACGCGGGTGACGAAGGCGGTGCTGCTCGGCGTCTGGCTGGCCGTGTCCGCCTTCGCCCTCCTGCCCGTCGCCGGCCTCGGCCAGTACCGGCTGCAGTGGCCCGGCACCTGGTGCTTCATCAGCACCGGCGACGGCCGCCGCGCCGGGACCCTCTTCTTCGCCTCCGCCTTCGCCATCCTggggctcctctccctcctggTGACGGTGGCTTGCAACCTGGCCACCATCGAGGCCTTGGTGTCTCGCTGCCGGACCAAGGCGACCGCCTCGCGCTCCAGCAAGCGGTGGGGCCGGATCGCCACCGAGACGCTGATCCAGCTCCTGGGCATCATGTGCGTGCTCTCGGCGTGCTGGTCGCCGCTGCTG ATAATGATGCTGAAGATGATCTTCAGCCACACGTCGTTTGAACACTGCAAGAGATTCTCTGGTGAAGCCCAAAGCTCAGAACTGCACAGGGAGTGCAATTTCTTCCTGACGGCGGTGCGCTTGGCCTCGCTGAACCAGATCCTGGACCCGTGGGTTTACCTGCTGCTCAGGAAGATCCTGCTCCAGAAGTTCTGCCAAGCAGCCAGCGCCGTCTCCAAGTGCTCCAACAGTGAGTGGAAGGAGAGGTCCATCACCCTGTCAGAGGAAATCCGACGGACAGCGGCGTGA